The Paraburkholderia bonniea genome includes a window with the following:
- the otnK gene encoding 3-oxo-tetronate kinase, with product MTNAITRTLPGPLLGCIADDFTGATDLANMLVRGGMRTVQTIGVPDSDATLDADALVVALKSRTLPAAEAVAQSLAALEWLRAQGCQQIFFKYCSTFDSTDAGNIGPVTDALLDALAREPLPGAGSNANANANALDNDFTIACPAFPENGRTLYRGHLFVGDALLNESGMENHPLTPMTDASLVRVLQRQTASQVGLVRYDVVARGASAVRERYAELRRDGVRMAIADALSDADLYTLGEACAGLPLITGGSGVALGLPENFRRAGLLAARADAADLPHIAGASAVLAGSASKATQAQVAQWRATRPAFRLDPLAAARGEPLVEQALAFAREHLNATPPQPVLIYATATPDEVKAVQRELGVSAAGHLVETTLAAIARGLRDMGVRKFVVAGGETSGAVVQALEIHTLRIGTQIDPGVPATATIGTQQLALALKSGNFGTTDFFAKALRQLDGVA from the coding sequence ATGACTAATGCCATCACCCGGACGCTCCCAGGCCCGCTGCTCGGCTGTATCGCAGACGATTTCACTGGCGCGACTGATCTCGCCAACATGCTGGTGCGCGGCGGCATGCGCACAGTGCAAACCATTGGCGTGCCTGACTCCGATGCCACTCTTGACGCCGATGCGCTGGTGGTCGCGCTGAAGTCGCGCACGCTGCCCGCTGCCGAAGCCGTGGCGCAATCGCTTGCGGCCCTCGAATGGCTGCGCGCGCAAGGCTGCCAGCAGATCTTCTTCAAATACTGTTCGACGTTTGACTCCACCGACGCGGGCAACATCGGCCCGGTCACTGATGCGTTACTTGATGCGCTGGCGCGCGAACCGCTACCCGGCGCAGGTTCAAACGCAAACGCAAACGCAAACGCACTAGATAACGACTTCACGATTGCCTGCCCGGCTTTCCCGGAAAACGGCCGGACTTTGTATCGCGGCCATTTGTTCGTGGGCGATGCGTTGCTCAACGAATCCGGCATGGAAAACCATCCGCTCACGCCGATGACCGATGCCAGCCTGGTGCGTGTGCTGCAACGGCAGACGGCTTCGCAGGTTGGCCTGGTGCGCTATGACGTGGTGGCGCGTGGCGCGTCTGCGGTGCGTGAGCGCTACGCCGAGCTGCGCCGCGATGGTGTGCGCATGGCGATTGCCGATGCGCTGTCCGATGCTGATCTGTACACCCTTGGCGAAGCCTGTGCGGGCCTGCCGCTGATAACCGGTGGCTCCGGCGTGGCGCTTGGGCTGCCCGAAAATTTCCGGCGCGCTGGTTTGCTCGCAGCCCGTGCCGATGCGGCGGACTTGCCGCATATCGCCGGCGCTTCAGCGGTGCTGGCGGGCAGCGCGTCAAAGGCCACTCAGGCGCAAGTGGCGCAATGGCGCGCCACGCGTCCTGCCTTCCGGCTTGATCCGCTGGCTGCGGCACGCGGCGAGCCACTGGTCGAACAGGCACTGGCTTTCGCGCGTGAGCACCTGAATGCCACGCCGCCACAACCCGTGTTGATTTACGCCACAGCCACACCTGATGAGGTCAAGGCGGTGCAGCGTGAGCTGGGCGTGAGCGCGGCTGGGCACCTGGTTGAAACCACGCTTGCAGCCATCGCCCGTGGCTTGCGCGACATGGGCGTGCGCAAGTTTGTCGTGGCGGGGGGCGAGACCTCCGGTGCGGTAGTGCAGGCACTAGAGATTCACACGCTGCGGATCGGCACGCAGATTGATCCGGGCGTGCCCGCGACTGCCACCATCGGCACACAGCAGCTCGCGCTGGCACTTAAATCCGGCAACTTCGGCACGACGGATTTCTTTGCCAAGGCGTTGCGCCAGCTTGATGGAGTGGCTTGA
- the ltnD gene encoding L-threonate dehydrogenase encodes MARKIGVIGLGAMGLGVARSLLRAGFQVHACDVREAVLQGFVAEGGIGCDSPAELGAQCEVVITLVVNAAQTETVLFGPQGAATAMPRGGVVLACATVSPEFAQGLGARLEAMGLQMLDAPVSGGAARAASGEMTMMTSGPAAAYAACEDVLAAMAGKVYRLGAAHGIGSKVKIVNQLLAGVHIAAAAEAMALGLREGVDPDALYEVITHSAGNSWMFENRVPHILKGDYTPLSAVDIFVKDLGLVLDTARASKFPLPLSAAAHQMFMMASSAGHGGEDDSAVIKIFPGVDLPVTH; translated from the coding sequence ATGGCAAGAAAAATTGGCGTAATTGGCCTGGGTGCAATGGGCTTGGGTGTGGCGCGTTCGCTGTTGCGCGCGGGCTTCCAGGTGCATGCCTGCGATGTGCGTGAAGCGGTGCTGCAAGGTTTTGTTGCCGAAGGCGGGATTGGCTGCGACAGCCCTGCTGAGCTAGGCGCGCAGTGCGAGGTAGTGATCACGCTGGTGGTCAACGCGGCGCAAACCGAAACCGTGCTGTTCGGCCCGCAAGGCGCGGCAACTGCGATGCCGCGCGGTGGCGTGGTGCTGGCCTGCGCCACGGTTTCGCCGGAATTCGCTCAGGGCCTGGGGGCCCGGCTTGAAGCCATGGGCTTGCAGATGCTTGATGCGCCGGTATCCGGTGGCGCGGCACGGGCCGCGAGCGGTGAGATGACGATGATGACCTCGGGCCCTGCTGCCGCTTACGCCGCTTGCGAGGATGTGCTGGCCGCAATGGCGGGCAAGGTCTACCGCCTTGGTGCCGCGCACGGGATCGGCTCGAAGGTCAAGATCGTCAACCAGTTGCTGGCGGGCGTGCATATCGCAGCGGCAGCCGAAGCGATGGCGCTGGGTCTGCGCGAAGGGGTGGACCCCGATGCGCTGTATGAGGTGATTACCCACAGCGCGGGCAATTCGTGGATGTTCGAAAACCGCGTGCCGCACATTCTGAAGGGTGATTACACGCCGCTGTCGGCGGTCGATATTTTCGTCAAGGATCTCGGCCTGGTGCTCGATACCGCTCGCGCATCGAAGTTTCCGCTGCCGCTTTCAGCGGCGGCACATCAGATGTTCATGATGGCTTCAAGCGCTGGGCACGGCGGCGAGGATGACTCGGCCGTCATCAAAATTTTCCCCGGCGTTGATTTGCCGGTGACGCACTAA
- the denD gene encoding D-erythronate dehydrogenase: protein MKVLITGGAGFLGQRLARELLARGQIKGPNGQPETITELVLLDVVRATGFDGDARVRAEVGDIADRAVLERVIDTQTQTIFHLAAVVSGQAEADFELGMRINLDASRELLETCRLLGHKPRVVFTSSVAVYGGALPAVVQNDTALNPQSSYGMQKAVAELLLNDYARRGFVDGRVLRLPTISVRPGKPNAAASSFASGIIREPLNGETSVCPVAGSTRLWLLSPRKAIECLIAGCELDAAALGLQRVVNLPGLSVSVDEMLDALREVAGEAVVARVEWQADPRVEKIVGSWPGQWDTTRARQLGLTGDASFADVIRSYLEDERISVR from the coding sequence ATGAAAGTACTGATTACCGGCGGCGCAGGTTTTCTTGGCCAGCGTCTTGCACGAGAACTGCTGGCCCGAGGCCAGATCAAAGGGCCGAACGGCCAGCCTGAAACCATCACTGAGCTGGTGCTGCTCGACGTGGTGCGTGCCACGGGTTTTGACGGCGATGCGCGCGTGCGGGCCGAAGTTGGCGATATCGCAGATCGCGCCGTGCTGGAGCGCGTGATCGACACTCAGACCCAGACGATCTTCCATCTGGCCGCAGTAGTGAGCGGTCAGGCCGAAGCGGATTTCGAACTGGGGATGCGGATCAACCTGGACGCGTCACGCGAGCTGCTGGAAACCTGCCGCTTGCTGGGGCACAAGCCGCGCGTGGTGTTCACGAGTTCGGTGGCGGTGTATGGCGGCGCGTTGCCCGCTGTGGTGCAAAACGATACGGCGCTCAATCCGCAATCGTCCTACGGGATGCAAAAGGCTGTCGCTGAACTGCTGCTGAATGATTACGCCCGGCGTGGTTTTGTCGATGGCCGGGTGTTGCGGCTGCCGACGATCAGCGTGCGCCCAGGCAAGCCCAACGCGGCGGCGTCCTCATTTGCCAGCGGCATTATCCGCGAGCCGCTGAACGGCGAGACTTCGGTCTGCCCCGTGGCAGGCAGCACGCGCTTATGGCTGCTGTCGCCGCGCAAGGCGATTGAATGCCTGATCGCTGGATGCGAGCTGGATGCGGCAGCGCTGGGGTTGCAGCGCGTGGTGAATCTGCCTGGGCTGTCGGTGAGCGTCGATGAAATGCTCGACGCGCTGCGCGAAGTGGCGGGCGAGGCGGTGGTGGCGCGCGTCGAATGGCAAGCCGACCCACGGGTGGAGAAGATCGTTGGCAGTTGGCCTGGGCAGTGGGACACCACGCGCGCGCGCCAGCTTGGGCTGACGGGCGATGCTTCTTTCGCTGACGTGATTCGCAGCTATCTTGAAGACGAGCGGATCAGCGTGCGCTGA
- a CDS encoding MFS transporter has product MSSNPTAARRPTTSAGGQPGSAEVESTYRKVFWRIVPFLMLCYVVAYLDRVNVGFAKLQMSQDLAFSETVFGLGAGVFFIGYFLFELPSNILMHKIGARIWIARIMITWGILSAMFVFVKTPMQFYTLRFLLGVAEAGFYPGVILYLTYWFPSHRRAKIIAVFMSAIPVSGIFGNPLSGWIMEVFHGDHGFAGWQWMFVIEAVPAVLIGVATILYLDNNIASAKWLNEREKKLLTDEIDAQKLEKNKNHSVAAVFRDPRTWWMSLIYFAFVTGQYGLTFWMPTLVKSTGVSGAFEIGLLSAIPFICAIIVMNFMGHSSDKRRERRWHLIVPSLLGAIGFSAAASFADNTVVSIVFLSLAAAGVLTCAPLFWSLPTAFMSGATAAAGIAIINSIGNLAGFASPYMIGYLKDLTHSTASGMYVLSGMLVIGALAVWLTPAKLVNR; this is encoded by the coding sequence ATGAGTTCCAACCCGACGGCAGCCCGCCGTCCTACGACCAGCGCTGGTGGCCAGCCCGGCAGCGCTGAGGTCGAAAGCACATACCGCAAGGTGTTCTGGCGCATCGTGCCATTCCTGATGCTGTGTTACGTGGTCGCCTACCTCGACCGCGTGAACGTCGGCTTTGCCAAGCTGCAGATGTCGCAAGACCTCGCCTTTAGCGAGACGGTGTTTGGTCTTGGCGCTGGCGTGTTTTTTATTGGCTATTTTTTATTCGAATTGCCTAGCAACATCCTGATGCACAAGATCGGCGCGCGGATCTGGATCGCGCGAATCATGATTACGTGGGGCATTTTGTCGGCGATGTTTGTTTTCGTGAAAACGCCGATGCAGTTTTATACGCTGCGCTTTTTGCTCGGGGTTGCCGAAGCGGGTTTCTATCCCGGCGTGATTTTGTATTTGACGTATTGGTTTCCATCGCACCGGCGCGCGAAGATTATCGCGGTGTTCATGTCAGCGATTCCGGTGTCCGGCATCTTTGGCAATCCGCTGTCGGGCTGGATCATGGAAGTGTTCCATGGCGACCACGGCTTTGCGGGCTGGCAATGGATGTTCGTGATTGAAGCGGTGCCAGCCGTGCTGATCGGGGTGGCGACGATTCTTTATCTCGACAACAACATCGCTAGCGCGAAGTGGCTCAATGAGCGCGAGAAAAAGCTGCTGACCGATGAGATCGACGCGCAGAAGCTGGAGAAAAACAAAAACCATTCGGTGGCGGCGGTGTTCCGTGATCCGCGCACCTGGTGGATGTCGCTGATCTACTTCGCGTTTGTCACCGGACAGTACGGCCTGACCTTCTGGATGCCGACCCTGGTGAAATCGACTGGCGTCAGCGGCGCGTTCGAAATCGGCTTGTTGAGTGCGATTCCGTTCATCTGCGCAATCATCGTGATGAACTTCATGGGCCACAGCTCAGACAAGCGGCGTGAACGGCGCTGGCATCTGATCGTGCCATCGCTGTTAGGCGCGATTGGTTTTTCGGCGGCGGCTTCGTTTGCGGATAACACCGTGGTGTCGATCGTGTTTCTGTCACTGGCCGCAGCGGGCGTGCTGACTTGCGCGCCGCTGTTCTGGTCGTTGCCGACGGCGTTCATGTCAGGCGCAACTGCTGCTGCCGGGATTGCGATCATCAATTCGATTGGCAACCTGGCGGGCTTCGCCAGCCCTTACATGATTGGCTACCTGAAAGACCTCACGCACAGCACGGCATCAGGCATGTATGTGCTGTCGGGAATGCTGGTGATTGGCGCGCTGGCGGTCTGGCTAACCCCGGCGAAACTGGTGAACCGCTAG
- the otnI gene encoding 2-oxo-tetronate isomerase — protein sequence MPRFAANLTMMYTEHAFIERFAAAAADGFKAVEFLFPYDFPAAELKAQLDANGLTQALFNAPPGDWAAGERGIASLPGREDEFKRSIDTALAYTRVLGNRTLHVMAGLSVPDLSRELQREVYLGNLAHAAQAAQSEGVTIVIEPINTRDIPGFFLNRQDDAQAICAEVAAPNLKVQFDCYHCQIVEGDLAVKLKRDMAGIGHIQIAGVPQRHEPDTGELNYPWLFELIDELGYSGWIGCEYRPRGATSAGLGWLKPWLASAV from the coding sequence ATGCCTCGCTTTGCCGCGAACCTGACCATGATGTACACCGAACACGCGTTTATCGAACGCTTCGCCGCTGCGGCGGCTGACGGTTTCAAGGCGGTTGAATTCCTGTTTCCCTACGATTTTCCAGCCGCTGAACTCAAAGCCCAGCTTGACGCAAACGGGCTGACGCAGGCTTTGTTCAACGCGCCCCCTGGCGACTGGGCTGCGGGCGAACGCGGCATCGCCTCGCTGCCTGGCCGCGAAGACGAATTCAAACGCAGCATCGACACCGCGCTGGCCTACACCCGTGTGCTGGGCAATCGCACTTTGCATGTGATGGCGGGCCTGAGCGTGCCTGATTTGTCGCGTGAACTGCAGCGCGAGGTGTATCTGGGCAATCTCGCGCATGCCGCCCAGGCGGCGCAGAGCGAAGGGGTCACGATTGTGATCGAACCGATCAATACCCGCGATATTCCAGGCTTCTTTCTGAACCGCCAGGATGATGCCCAGGCGATCTGCGCCGAAGTGGCGGCCCCCAATCTGAAAGTGCAGTTCGACTGCTACCACTGCCAGATCGTCGAAGGCGACCTTGCAGTGAAGCTCAAGCGCGATATGGCGGGCATTGGCCATATCCAGATTGCGGGCGTGCCGCAACGGCATGAGCCGGACACCGGCGAGCTGAACTATCCCTGGTTGTTCGAACTGATTGACGAGCTAGGGTATAGCGGCTGGATCGGTTGCGAATATCGCCCGCGCGGGGCGACCTCGGCTGGACTGGGATGGCTCAAGCCATGGCTGGCCAGCGCGGTTTAA
- a CDS encoding aldolase, with amino-acid sequence MTFNRDEAKLREEICVTGASLYQRGYTVGSAGNISARLADGWLITPTDACLGRLDPADIARVDLAGNTVSGGKPSKTLALHRGVYARNATVQGIVHTHSTHLVALTLAGVWSEADVLPPITPYYVMKVGHIPLLRYRRPGDPEVAQQIAELAETVRGVLLERLGPVLWERSVSHAAYALEELEETARLWLLSNPRPAPLDAAALDELRHVFGARW; translated from the coding sequence ATGACTTTCAACCGTGACGAAGCGAAGCTGCGCGAAGAAATCTGCGTGACGGGTGCCAGCCTCTATCAGCGTGGCTACACCGTGGGTAGCGCGGGCAACATCAGCGCGCGGCTGGCAGATGGCTGGTTGATTACGCCAACCGATGCCTGCTTGGGCCGTCTGGACCCAGCCGACATTGCCCGAGTCGATCTCGCGGGCAATACGGTGTCAGGCGGCAAGCCGTCGAAAACCCTGGCGCTGCATCGCGGCGTCTACGCGCGCAACGCCACGGTGCAAGGCATCGTGCATACCCACTCGACGCACCTGGTGGCACTGACGCTGGCAGGCGTATGGAGTGAGGCCGATGTGCTGCCGCCCATTACGCCGTACTACGTCATGAAGGTCGGCCACATTCCGCTGCTGCGTTACCGCCGCCCAGGCGACCCTGAAGTGGCACAGCAGATCGCGGAGCTCGCTGAGACGGTGCGTGGCGTGCTGCTGGAGCGGCTCGGGCCGGTGCTCTGGGAGCGTTCGGTGTCACATGCTGCGTATGCGCTGGAAGAGCTGGAAGAGACCGCGCGCTTGTGGCTGCTGTCGAACCCGCGTCCCGCGCCGCTGGATGCCGCCGCGCTCGACGAATTACGTCACGTATTTGGCGCGCGCTGGTAA